The genomic segment ACGATTAAAGGTTAAAAACGCCCGAGAGCCAAGCTCCCGGGCGTTTTCCTTTATTGCACTGGTTCATATTCATCCACATCAAAATTGACGATTTTTCCGTAAACAATGTACTCTGCGCGAGCCTTGAAAGGTCCTTTACTCCAAGTCTTCACGAACTTGTATCTGGAGGACTGCGTCGCAGAATCGGTCCAATCTAGGAAGTATTCCAGTTCAGCAGCTGACAGGTCATATTCCTTCTCAGTTCCACCGACAAGGTGGATTGTCAGAAGTGCGCGACCGGATGAAACTGGTGCGGTCGGTGTAGCACTTGCTTCGTTGGAATTTCCGCTCTCGCCGCTTGTATTGACTGCTGTAACAACGTAATAATACTTTGTGCCGTTCGTCAAGCCGGTGTCGTTGTACGAAGTACCCGTTACAGAAGTTGCAATAGTTGTGTATGGCCCTCCTGCTGCCGGAGAACGTTTGAGGACGTAACTGGTTGCACCTGAAACAGCGGTCCAACTCAAATTAATCAGGGTGTCTCCACTCACTGCAGAAAGACTAACAGGGTTGCTCGGAATCACTACAGATCCAGGAGCGAGAGTATCGAAAACATCAAGTTCCCAAATATACATGCCGGTCTTAGGGTAAAACATGACCTTGGATACATTACTTACGGGATCAGCTAAGTTATTGTGCTGCGAGTTCTCGCTGTTTTTCCAAAGAAAATGCTCCGTATGCAAAAGAGTACCCGTTGAATCATAAAATTTAATATCGACATCCCAATTTGCTTTCATTTTGTAAGATTTAATAGTTTTGGGGGAATCAAATTCATACCAAACATAATTTGAACTCGAAATTCCTACACCAGTTGCTTCATTATTGTCAGTATATTTAGTGGTGATTTGATCAACATAATCTTTCAAAGGGTTCGGAGCGATTAATCCTCCCACATAAGCAGACGCCTTCTCCGTAGTTCCGATAATCGGTATAAACAAAGTCATTGCAAACAAAATTAATAAGACTTTCTTCAAATCTAACAACTCCTTACT from the Cohnella hashimotonis genome contains:
- a CDS encoding fibronectin type III domain-containing protein, whose translation is MKKVLLILFAMTLFIPIIGTTEKASAYVGGLIAPNPLKDYVDQITTKYTDNNEATGVGISSSNYVWYEFDSPKTIKSYKMKANWDVDIKFYDSTGTLLHTEHFLWKNSENSQHNNLADPVSNVSKVMFYPKTGMYIWELDVFDTLAPGSVVIPSNPVSLSAVSGDTLINLSWTAVSGATSYVLKRSPAAGGPYTTIATSVTGTSYNDTGLTNGTKYYYVVTAVNTSGESGNSNEASATPTAPVSSGRALLTIHLVGGTEKEYDLSAAELEYFLDWTDSATQSSRYKFVKTWSKGPFKARAEYIVYGKIVNFDVDEYEPVQ